The Deinococcus sonorensis KR-87 genome includes a window with the following:
- the purK gene encoding 5-(carboxyamino)imidazole ribonucleotide synthase has product MKARTLGILGGGQLAQMIAAAALPLGIRTVVLEPDPQAPARWNAEQLPLPYTDPAGLERLAACDAVTLEFENVPTEATEALEGRVPLRPSPAVLHRSKHRAREKAALVQAGASVAPYRVIEQAEDLPGALSAVGGQGLLKTSELGYDGKGQQTVTDEAGLRAAWERLERVPCVLEGLVPFVREVSLGVARGPGGELAYGPLVENLHRGGILRRSVYPAASPDATAQAARRIARQVVEGWDVTGLITLEFFELESGELLVNEVAPRVHNSGHLTQDGGGLTQFEVAARAALGLPLRDFEPLLPCAMVNLLGWPDGEEPDLEALLHLPGVHLHLYHKQNRVGRKLGHVNVVGHSREEVLARAAEVEQLIGRP; this is encoded by the coding sequence ATGAAGGCCCGGACGCTGGGCATCCTGGGCGGCGGGCAGCTGGCGCAGATGATCGCGGCGGCGGCGCTGCCGCTGGGCATCCGCACGGTGGTGCTGGAACCGGACCCGCAGGCGCCCGCCCGCTGGAACGCCGAACAGCTGCCCCTCCCCTACACCGACCCTGCCGGCCTGGAGCGTCTGGCCGCCTGCGACGCGGTCACGCTGGAGTTCGAGAACGTGCCGACCGAGGCCACCGAAGCGCTGGAGGGCCGCGTGCCGCTGCGCCCCTCACCGGCGGTGCTGCACCGCAGCAAGCACCGCGCCCGTGAGAAGGCGGCGCTGGTGCAGGCCGGCGCCTCGGTGGCGCCCTACCGGGTGATTGAGCAGGCCGAGGACCTGCCCGGCGCGCTCTCGGCGGTGGGCGGGCAGGGCCTCCTCAAGACCTCGGAACTCGGGTACGACGGCAAGGGCCAGCAGACCGTCACGGACGAGGCGGGCCTGCGGGCCGCGTGGGAGCGGCTGGAGCGGGTCCCGTGCGTGCTGGAGGGCCTGGTGCCGTTCGTGCGCGAGGTCAGCCTGGGGGTGGCGCGCGGACCGGGCGGTGAACTGGCGTACGGGCCGCTGGTCGAGAACCTGCACCGGGGCGGCATCCTGCGCCGCAGCGTGTATCCGGCGGCCAGCCCGGACGCCACCGCCCAGGCGGCCCGCCGCATCGCCCGGCAGGTGGTGGAGGGCTGGGACGTGACGGGCCTGATCACGCTGGAGTTCTTTGAGCTGGAAAGTGGTGAACTGCTGGTCAACGAGGTGGCGCCGCGCGTCCACAACAGCGGCCACCTGACCCAGGACGGCGGCGGCCTGACCCAGTTCGAGGTGGCCGCCCGCGCCGCGCTGGGCCTGCCGCTGCGCGACTTTGAGCCGCTGCTGCCCTGCGCCATGGTGAACCTGCTCGGCTGGCCGGACGGCGAGGAACCGGACCTGGAAGCGCTGCTGCACCTGCCGGGCGTGCATCTGCACCTGTACCACAAGCAGAACCGGGTGGGCCGCAAGCTCGGCCACGTGAACGTGGTGGGCCACAGCCGGGAGGAAGTGCTGGCCCGCGCCGCCGAGGTGGAACAGCTGATCGGGCGGCCGTAG
- the purE gene encoding 5-(carboxyamino)imidazole ribonucleotide mutase, whose product MTETTPPLVGVLMGSRSDFETMQGALTLLAELEVPYEVRVLSAHRTPQLLSQYGARAERLGLRAIIAGAGGAAHLPGMLAAFTRVPVLGVPVQSRALSGQDSLLSMVQMPAGVPVATFAIGVAGAKNAALFAASLLATTDAAARERYERFRARQTQAVLDDPHFEGHPAAGTE is encoded by the coding sequence ATGACTGAGACGACGCCGCCCCTGGTCGGGGTGCTGATGGGCAGCCGCAGCGATTTCGAGACGATGCAGGGGGCACTCACCCTGCTGGCCGAACTGGAGGTGCCCTACGAGGTGCGGGTGCTGTCAGCGCACCGCACGCCGCAGCTGCTGAGCCAGTACGGGGCGCGGGCCGAGCGGCTGGGCCTGCGGGCCATCATTGCCGGGGCGGGCGGGGCCGCCCACCTGCCGGGCATGCTGGCGGCCTTCACGCGGGTGCCGGTGCTGGGCGTGCCGGTGCAGAGCCGCGCGCTGAGCGGCCAGGACAGCCTGCTGAGCATGGTGCAGATGCCGGCCGGGGTGCCGGTGGCCACCTTTGCCATCGGGGTGGCCGGCGCGAAGAACGCGGCACTGTTCGCCGCCTCGCTGCTGGCCACCACCGACGCGGCGGCCCGTGAGCGGTACGAGCGCTTCCGGGCCCGCCAGACCCAGGCGGTGCTGGACGACCCGCACTTCGAGGGGCATCCGGCGGCGGGGACCGAATGA
- a CDS encoding DR2241 family protein yields the protein MRSLVLIGHGSHLNPESAAAVYRYAELLRSRHLFDEVVEGYWKEEPSLRQVLRTCAYTDVTVIPMFISEGYFTETVIPRELGLGHQGPVPREGVARTIGGRTLRYTLPYGVHPRMSEVILERAREVLPDASGEDTALVVIGHGTTRNENSNKVVYQNAELIRQQGLFAEVHALFLDEEPKAADWRERVQARRVVMVPFFASEGWHTLETIPEDLELRGEVTHFSDPAQTVYYARPVGTHPAVADVIVQLAEEARGASERGGDRDPEHRAAWEAFLRRADLGLRMGEILIAPHGSLFEVRHALDEGRASETLTTLVTPEGLREHTRLSETGEHRPVHTLRNLRRGWRAVLNRTDLIRAVHILYPAVVEESHACSGHTLRSTPWATTARRQTGIYAKVQRATPAQVETVARDVCGACLKTRVWAGHRLNQTFMDGVPGAIPCAEACTFLIAEVREEVSGKRGQKAAAHD from the coding sequence ATGCGTTCTCTGGTGCTGATAGGTCATGGGTCCCACCTCAATCCCGAGTCGGCGGCGGCCGTGTACCGCTACGCCGAGCTCCTCCGTTCCCGGCACCTGTTCGATGAGGTGGTGGAAGGCTACTGGAAGGAGGAGCCCAGCCTGCGTCAGGTGCTGAGGACCTGCGCCTACACCGACGTGACGGTGATTCCGATGTTCATTTCGGAGGGCTACTTCACTGAAACGGTGATTCCGCGCGAGCTGGGCCTGGGCCACCAGGGGCCGGTGCCGCGCGAGGGCGTGGCGCGCACCATCGGCGGGCGTACCCTGCGCTACACGCTGCCGTACGGGGTGCATCCGCGCATGAGCGAGGTCATCCTGGAGCGCGCCCGCGAGGTGCTGCCGGACGCGAGCGGCGAGGACACCGCGCTGGTGGTGATCGGGCACGGCACCACCCGCAACGAGAACAGCAACAAGGTGGTGTACCAGAACGCCGAGCTGATCCGGCAGCAGGGCCTGTTTGCGGAGGTGCATGCCCTCTTCCTGGACGAGGAACCGAAGGCGGCCGACTGGCGCGAGCGGGTGCAGGCGCGCCGGGTGGTGATGGTGCCGTTCTTCGCCTCGGAGGGCTGGCACACCCTGGAGACCATCCCCGAGGACCTGGAGCTGCGCGGCGAGGTCACACACTTCAGCGATCCTGCCCAGACCGTCTACTACGCCCGCCCGGTCGGCACCCACCCGGCGGTGGCCGACGTGATTGTGCAGCTGGCCGAGGAGGCCCGGGGCGCCAGCGAGCGCGGCGGCGACCGCGACCCGGAACACCGCGCCGCCTGGGAGGCGTTCCTGCGCCGCGCCGACCTGGGGCTGCGGATGGGCGAGATCCTGATTGCGCCGCACGGCAGCCTCTTTGAGGTGAGGCACGCCCTGGACGAGGGCCGGGCCAGCGAGACGCTCACCACGCTCGTAACGCCGGAAGGCCTGCGCGAACACACCCGCCTCTCGGAAACCGGGGAGCACCGGCCGGTCCATACCCTGCGCAACCTGCGGCGCGGCTGGCGGGCCGTGCTGAACCGCACTGACCTGATCCGCGCGGTCCACATCCTGTACCCGGCGGTGGTGGAGGAAAGCCACGCCTGCAGCGGCCACACCCTGCGTTCCACCCCTTGGGCCACCACGGCCCGTCGCCAGACCGGCATCTACGCGAAGGTGCAGCGCGCCACGCCGGCCCAGGTGGAGACGGTGGCCAGGGACGTGTGCGGCGCGTGCCTCAAGACCCGGGTGTGGGCCGGGCACCGGCTGAACCAGACCTTCATGGACGGCGTGCCGGGCGCCATCCCGTGCGCCGAGGCCTGCACTTTCCTGATCGCGGAGGTGCGCGAGGAGGTCAGCGGCAAGCGGGGCCAGAAGGCGGCGGCCCACGACTGA
- a CDS encoding M20/M25/M40 family metallo-hydrolase, translating to MPLDYLTRIAQTPAPTFQEGERALLVADLWRGFGHRVELDGAGNVLARLGPTHGKALLLAAHLDTVFATGTDVSVRSERGGRLVGPGVGDNSASLAIVTELLAGLDVSTLRRPLWVAANVGEEGLGDLRGAKYLLQQHAQDLAAFVAVDGYLGVAVTRAVGVRRYRVSFNGPGGHSWGDQGPSALHALGLAITALYSLTLPHSPRTTLNVGLASGGTSVNSIASSAELLLDLRSLDAQHLSTLDTRARHAIEGAARQAGVMVTLIPVGDRPGGDLNSGPLLALARQAAQPSGVELRTAASSTDANAAVPHGLPALALGVYRGGNAHREDEWVQGDSLQVGLGVLRRFVEAYQREPLG from the coding sequence GTGCCGCTCGATTACCTGACCCGCATTGCCCAGACGCCCGCTCCCACCTTCCAGGAGGGGGAGCGGGCGCTGCTGGTCGCCGATCTGTGGCGCGGGTTCGGTCACCGAGTGGAGCTGGACGGAGCGGGCAACGTGCTGGCCCGGCTGGGGCCGACGCACGGCAAGGCCCTGCTGCTGGCAGCGCACCTGGACACCGTGTTCGCTACCGGCACCGACGTCAGCGTCCGCAGCGAGCGCGGCGGGCGGCTGGTGGGGCCGGGGGTGGGCGACAACAGCGCCAGCCTCGCCATCGTGACCGAGCTGCTGGCGGGACTCGACGTCAGCACGCTGCGCCGACCGCTGTGGGTGGCCGCCAACGTGGGTGAGGAGGGCTTGGGCGACCTGCGCGGGGCCAAGTACCTGCTCCAGCAGCATGCCCAGGATCTGGCCGCCTTCGTGGCGGTGGACGGCTACCTGGGGGTGGCCGTCACGCGCGCAGTCGGCGTGCGGCGCTACCGGGTCAGCTTCAATGGGCCGGGCGGTCACTCCTGGGGCGACCAGGGGCCGAGTGCCCTGCACGCGCTGGGCCTGGCCATCACGGCGCTCTACAGCCTGACGTTGCCGCACAGCCCGCGCACCACCCTGAACGTGGGGCTGGCGTCGGGCGGCACCAGTGTCAACAGCATCGCGTCGAGCGCCGAACTGCTGCTTGACCTGCGCTCGCTAGACGCCCAGCACCTGAGCACCCTGGACACCCGTGCCCGCCACGCCATCGAGGGCGCGGCGCGGCAGGCCGGCGTGATGGTGACGCTGATCCCGGTGGGCGACCGGCCTGGCGGCGACCTGAACTCCGGTCCGCTGCTGGCGCTGGCCCGGCAGGCAGCCCAGCCGTCCGGGGTGGAGCTGCGGACCGCCGCCAGCAGCACCGACGCCAACGCCGCCGTGCCACACGGGCTGCCGGCGCTGGCGTTGGGTGTGTACCGAGGTGGCAACGCCCACCGGGAGGACGAATGGGTGCAGGGGGATAGCCTGCAGGTGGGCCTGGGCGTGCTACGGCGCTTCGTGGAGGCGTACCAGCGGGAGCCGCTGGGCTGA
- the allE gene encoding (S)-ureidoglycine aminohydrolase produces the protein MKHLGVTRSRHQPDHALFTPDTFVRTRLPGWGEAAIILHISPVIGHGARFTQFSAELPAGAAVQPPPAGLQRFVFVLEGQLEVAAGDERRTLSEYDYVFLPAGQAHTLIAQGAVRISVFEKRYESQPGQDAPPVVWGNERTAPGTPFEGDDHLIARKLLPDELGFDFMVSTMSFAPGASLPYTEIHYMEHGLLLLEGEGLYKLNESYYPITAGDVIWMGAHCPQWYAALGRTWSKYLLYKDMNRHPDQP, from the coding sequence ATGAAACACCTCGGCGTCACCCGCAGCCGGCATCAGCCGGACCACGCGCTCTTTACCCCCGACACCTTCGTCCGCACGCGCCTGCCCGGCTGGGGCGAGGCGGCCATCATTCTGCACATCTCGCCGGTGATCGGGCACGGGGCACGCTTTACTCAGTTCTCGGCCGAACTGCCGGCCGGCGCGGCCGTGCAGCCACCGCCCGCGGGCCTGCAGCGCTTCGTGTTCGTGCTGGAGGGTCAGCTGGAAGTGGCGGCCGGCGACGAGCGCCGCACCCTGAGCGAGTACGACTACGTGTTCCTGCCGGCCGGCCAGGCGCACACCTTGATAGCGCAGGGGGCGGTCCGGATCAGCGTCTTTGAGAAGCGCTACGAGTCGCAGCCGGGCCAGGACGCGCCGCCCGTGGTGTGGGGCAACGAGCGCACGGCCCCGGGGACGCCGTTCGAGGGCGACGACCACCTGATTGCGCGCAAGCTGCTGCCGGACGAGCTGGGCTTCGACTTCATGGTCTCCACCATGAGCTTCGCGCCAGGGGCCAGCCTGCCCTACACCGAGATTCATTACATGGAACACGGCCTGCTGCTGCTGGAAGGCGAGGGGCTCTACAAACTGAACGAGAGCTACTACCCGATCACGGCCGGCGACGTGATCTGGATGGGCGCCCACTGCCCGCAGTGGTACGCCGCCCTGGGCCGCACCTGGAGCAAGTACCTGCTCTACAAGGACATGAACCGCCACCCAGATCAGCCGTAA
- a CDS encoding allantoate amidohydrolase, producing MAPPDFDRLTQDLLRRIDELCLLTEVPGTITRTFLSETARQMHAALSGWAADLGLSAQVDEAGNWRARLPAAGPDAPTFYIGSHLDTVPDGGKYDGLLGVALGLALAGAVRASGQALPYHLEVLGFSEEEGVRFAVPFIGSLSFIGEVEPLLARTDAQGVTVSEAMQHFGLDPEQLAQAAPQTPALGYLEFHIEQGPVLEAAGQPLGIVSALVGQHRLGLTLTGRANHAGTTPMHLRHDAMSAAAEFILAAEQLALATPGLVATVGRLTAQPGAVNVIAGQVELTLDLRHADDRLRAERLESLLEQLQQLAQRRGVQAQVQVLAEIEAVPLDERLRHTLQAAARTLGLDAPELVSGAGHDAMILSRRMPSSMVFLRTPGGVSHHPAEAVAPADVTAALQLGWHALHTLTQEHP from the coding sequence ATGGCCCCACCCGACTTTGACCGGCTCACCCAGGACCTGCTGCGCCGCATCGATGAGCTGTGCCTGCTCACCGAGGTCCCCGGCACCATCACGCGCACCTTTCTGAGCGAGACCGCCCGCCAGATGCACGCGGCCCTGAGCGGCTGGGCCGCCGACCTGGGCCTGAGCGCTCAGGTGGACGAGGCCGGCAACTGGCGCGCGCGGCTGCCGGCCGCCGGGCCGGACGCCCCCACCTTCTACATCGGCTCACACCTGGACACCGTTCCGGACGGCGGAAAGTACGACGGTCTGCTGGGCGTGGCGCTGGGGCTGGCGCTGGCCGGGGCAGTGCGGGCGTCGGGTCAGGCGCTCCCCTATCACCTGGAGGTGCTGGGCTTCAGCGAGGAGGAGGGCGTGCGCTTCGCGGTGCCGTTCATCGGCAGCCTGAGCTTCATCGGGGAGGTGGAGCCGCTGCTCGCCCGCACCGACGCGCAGGGCGTGACGGTGAGCGAAGCGATGCAGCACTTCGGCCTGGACCCCGAGCAGCTGGCGCAGGCCGCGCCACAGACCCCGGCCCTGGGCTACCTGGAGTTCCACATCGAACAGGGACCGGTGCTGGAGGCCGCCGGGCAGCCGCTCGGCATCGTGAGCGCGCTGGTGGGCCAGCATCGGCTGGGCCTCACGCTGACCGGGCGGGCCAACCACGCCGGCACCACCCCGATGCACCTGCGCCATGACGCGATGAGCGCCGCCGCCGAGTTCATCCTGGCGGCCGAACAGCTGGCGCTCGCCACCCCCGGGCTGGTGGCGACGGTCGGCCGCCTGACTGCCCAGCCGGGCGCGGTGAACGTGATCGCCGGGCAGGTGGAGCTGACCCTGGACCTGCGCCACGCCGACGACCGGCTGCGGGCCGAACGCCTGGAGTCCCTGCTGGAACAGCTGCAGCAGCTCGCGCAGAGACGCGGCGTGCAGGCCCAGGTGCAGGTGCTGGCCGAGATTGAGGCGGTTCCGCTGGACGAGCGGCTGCGCCACACCCTCCAGGCGGCCGCCCGGACGCTGGGCCTGGACGCGCCGGAGCTGGTCAGCGGCGCGGGCCACGACGCGATGATTCTGAGCCGCCGGATGCCCAGCAGCATGGTCTTTCTGCGGACGCCCGGCGGCGTCAGCCATCACCCGGCCGAGGCGGTGGCGCCCGCCGACGTGACGGCCGCCCTGCAGCTCGGCTGGCACGCCCTTCATACCCTCACCCAGGAGCACCCATGA
- a CDS encoding malate synthase A, producing the protein MSSSPPIDPQILALATHLHRELRPAWTQLQRPQPWPLEEAATPPADGWTAASWPASLQGRRCELIVEASDGAAIEAGLHSGADAVVLDLDDVFSPRHGNLERAYRHFQQVAARPFPLLTRVRPLAHQERRVLLDGAPAIAGLLDLAAWAWCFRERETVLYLPKLDTLPEAALWRDALQLTERWLGRPAHSLRVCLQIETLPGLLQAGALLHTLRDYAYGLNAGRWDYVFSCVKHRPEWPFPERARLGMDQPSMQAYARQIVAVCRQYGAEPVGGTAAVAPDPHDPGPALAAVLADKQREARQGYTSAWAGLPELVGSVQAGFQGVQVHPELSSPTRDELLDIPAATSLPDEAAQDAIGVALAVFAAWLDGRGYVARLGRIEDTATAELSRALLWNWVRHGLLTEARYLQLRRTQADDEMPAARLLDRLVLNEACAPYFPEVAEAMVPEAPDGTSPL; encoded by the coding sequence TTGAGCAGCTCACCCCCGATTGATCCGCAGATCCTGGCGCTTGCCACCCACCTGCACCGCGAGCTGAGGCCCGCCTGGACGCAGCTTCAGCGGCCCCAGCCGTGGCCGCTGGAGGAAGCGGCCACCCCGCCCGCAGACGGCTGGACCGCGGCGAGCTGGCCCGCCTCGCTGCAGGGCCGCCGCTGCGAGCTGATCGTGGAGGCCAGCGACGGGGCCGCCATCGAGGCCGGGCTACACAGCGGCGCCGACGCGGTGGTGCTGGACCTGGACGACGTGTTCTCGCCGCGGCACGGCAACCTGGAGCGGGCCTACCGGCACTTCCAGCAGGTCGCCGCCCGGCCGTTTCCACTCCTGACCCGGGTGCGCCCGCTGGCCCACCAGGAGCGCCGGGTGCTGCTGGACGGCGCACCTGCCATTGCCGGCCTGCTGGACCTGGCCGCCTGGGCGTGGTGTTTCCGCGAGCGCGAGACGGTGCTGTACCTGCCGAAGCTGGACACGCTGCCGGAAGCGGCGCTGTGGCGGGACGCGCTGCAGCTCACCGAGCGCTGGCTGGGCCGGCCGGCCCACAGCTTGCGGGTCTGCCTGCAGATCGAGACGCTGCCGGGGCTGCTGCAGGCGGGCGCGCTGCTGCACACGCTGCGCGACTACGCTTACGGCCTGAATGCCGGCCGCTGGGACTACGTGTTCAGCTGCGTCAAGCACCGCCCTGAGTGGCCGTTCCCGGAGCGGGCCCGGCTGGGCATGGACCAGCCATCCATGCAGGCCTATGCCCGCCAGATCGTGGCGGTCTGCCGCCAGTATGGAGCCGAGCCGGTGGGCGGCACGGCGGCGGTGGCCCCCGACCCGCACGACCCAGGCCCGGCCCTGGCCGCCGTGCTGGCCGACAAGCAGCGCGAGGCGCGTCAGGGCTACACCTCGGCCTGGGCGGGTCTGCCGGAGCTGGTGGGGAGCGTGCAGGCCGGCTTTCAGGGGGTCCAGGTCCATCCGGAGCTGTCCTCACCCACCCGGGACGAACTGCTGGACATTCCCGCCGCCACCTCCCTCCCTGACGAGGCCGCCCAGGACGCCATCGGCGTGGCGCTGGCAGTGTTCGCGGCGTGGCTGGACGGGCGCGGGTACGTGGCGCGGCTGGGCCGGATTGAGGACACCGCCACCGCCGAGCTGAGCCGCGCCCTGCTGTGGAACTGGGTGCGGCACGGGCTGCTGACGGAGGCACGCTACCTGCAGCTGCGCCGCACCCAGGCCGACGACGAGATGCCGGCTGCCCGCCTGCTGGACCGGCTGGTGCTGAACGAGGCGTGTGCCCCCTACTTTCCGGAAGTGGCCGAGGCGATGGTTCCGGAGGCACCGGACGGGACCTCGCCGCTCTAG
- the pyrE gene encoding orotate phosphoribosyltransferase, with the protein MDVLSLYKQAGAFHEGHFLLASGRHSPMFLQSTTLLQHPTLMQQIGAALAERVQAAGLTPDFIIGPAMGGVVLAYEVARNLTSTLPDIRAIFAEKDGQGGMKIREAFTVQPGQTFVAVEDVLTTGGSVLKAVRATEAHGARCLGIAVIIDRRADTGPLQGYPLLSLEQLYFETYPPDEVPEWLAARPLQEI; encoded by the coding sequence ATGGACGTGCTGTCACTCTACAAGCAGGCCGGAGCCTTCCACGAGGGCCATTTTCTGCTGGCCTCCGGCCGCCACTCGCCGATGTTCCTGCAGTCCACCACGCTGCTGCAGCACCCTACCCTGATGCAGCAGATCGGGGCGGCGCTGGCCGAGCGGGTGCAGGCGGCGGGCCTGACCCCGGATTTCATCATCGGGCCGGCGATGGGCGGCGTCGTGCTGGCCTACGAGGTGGCGCGCAACCTGACCTCCACCCTGCCGGACATCCGGGCCATCTTTGCCGAGAAGGACGGGCAGGGCGGCATGAAGATCCGCGAGGCCTTCACGGTGCAGCCGGGCCAGACGTTCGTGGCGGTCGAGGACGTGCTGACCACCGGCGGCAGCGTGCTGAAGGCGGTGCGGGCCACCGAGGCGCACGGCGCCCGCTGCCTGGGCATCGCCGTCATCATTGACCGGCGGGCCGACACGGGGCCGCTGCAGGGCTACCCGCTGCTCAGCCTGGAGCAGCTGTATTTCGAGACGTACCCACCGGACGAGGTGCCGGAGTGGCTGGCGGCCCGCCCGCTGCAGGAGATCTGA
- a CDS encoding helix-turn-helix domain-containing protein, translating into MNPEHPFARAARTVRERRRLLGIHPAELARHMQVSPAVLDALERGDYDPRSLHTVARQMLSHHLNIPLEPLQERSSTAR; encoded by the coding sequence ATGAACCCTGAGCATCCGTTTGCGCGGGCCGCCCGGACGGTCCGGGAGCGCCGCCGCCTGCTGGGCATCCACCCGGCGGAACTGGCCCGGCACATGCAGGTGAGCCCGGCGGTGCTGGACGCACTGGAACGCGGCGACTACGACCCGCGCAGCCTGCACACGGTGGCGCGGCAGATGCTCAGTCACCACCTGAACATCCCGCTGGAACCCCTTCAGGAACGCTCCAGCACCGCCCGCTGA
- a CDS encoding ABC transporter substrate-binding protein, whose amino-acid sequence MKLLPFLLPALLGASSALATTYPLTLTDDLGRKVTIQSEPKRLISVLPSNTETLCALGVCDRLVGVDDYSDFPAQVTKLPKVGGLYNPNIEAMVAQKPDLVVVSKYGKLAEPLTAAGITVVAVNPETFDDVFSKTQLLGRIVNRETQAKNLVIQMRRDIARTEVLTRAAVRKPTAYYEVDPTPYTVGPNSFIGVLLSKAGAVNIIPASLGDFPKISPELVVQKSPQLILGLDLATAKARPGWAGIAAVKSGRVLKLPAELETILGRPGPRLPQALAGLARLVHPELFR is encoded by the coding sequence ATGAAATTGCTGCCGTTCCTGCTGCCTGCCCTGCTCGGCGCCTCCAGCGCGCTGGCCACCACCTACCCGCTGACCCTCACCGACGACCTGGGCCGCAAGGTCACCATCCAATCAGAACCGAAGCGCCTGATCTCGGTGCTGCCCAGCAACACCGAAACGCTCTGCGCCCTGGGTGTCTGCGACCGGCTAGTGGGCGTGGACGACTACTCGGATTTCCCGGCCCAGGTCACCAAGCTGCCCAAGGTGGGCGGCCTGTACAACCCGAACATCGAGGCGATGGTGGCCCAGAAGCCGGACCTGGTGGTGGTGAGCAAGTACGGCAAGCTGGCGGAGCCGCTCACGGCCGCCGGCATCACGGTGGTGGCGGTCAACCCCGAGACGTTCGACGACGTGTTCAGCAAGACGCAGCTGCTGGGCCGCATCGTGAACCGCGAGACGCAGGCCAAGAACCTGGTGATCCAGATGCGCCGCGACATCGCCCGCACCGAGGTGCTGACCCGCGCCGCCGTTCGCAAGCCCACCGCCTACTACGAAGTTGACCCGACGCCCTACACGGTGGGGCCGAACAGCTTTATTGGGGTGCTGCTCAGCAAGGCCGGGGCCGTGAACATCATTCCGGCCAGCCTGGGCGACTTTCCCAAGATCAGCCCGGAGCTGGTGGTGCAGAAGAGCCCGCAGCTGATCCTGGGCCTGGACCTCGCCACCGCCAAGGCCCGCCCCGGCTGGGCCGGCATCGCCGCCGTGAAGTCCGGGCGGGTGCTGAAGCTGCCGGCCGAGCTGGAAACCATTCTGGGCCGCCCCGGGCCCCGGTTGCCGCAGGCGCTGGCGGGTCTGGCGCGGCTGGTGCACCCGGAACTGTTCCGGTAA